TGAATGTGTGGGATCGTTTACGAGCATTGGTCCATGTCCTAAAGATGCTTACAGAACAGAACACCCCTAGCAACAGCACCAAGAGAAAAAATGACTGAGCATGAGGCCCAAGAGTCAAGACTAAATCATATCGAGGGTTTTTGACTCACTATTTAGTCATCCTAATGGACTGTTATTGTCAACTTTGTGCTTGATTTTTGTCAATTACCAGGGATTACATCATCTTCATCTGAAGGCATCCAGGCTGAAGGTGCGCATGCTGCATAACCTTTGAATCCTCTTGCACAAGGAAACCTTCAATGTGAATGAATgaggaaaataattaagaattttttattaaatggaCATAGGTAGTTGTTTATTTTCGTTTCCCGAAACTTTTCAACTTCTGTGAGGTGGTATAAGCAAAGCATATttaagataagaaaaaaaagtatcaaAATGCGATTCtataaaaagcccaaagaagtttCTTTGTGAACACGGTGTGGGAAAATTATGCAGAGCTTTGTATCTTTTCCCTTCCTGAGCAGGCTCTGCAACTCAACTACTACAAACATTTTATGGGAATGGGAAGGCCCATAACATTTATGCAGACGATATAATCAGCCATTAAAaggtaaaaacatttttttttcctcttagaTACCCATAATACAAAATTGCACAAcaattcatgatttttttttttttaaatcatggaGTTGCCTCTCTAGTTTGCAGGTCTTTTTTTTTCGACCTTGTACATTTAAATATCATTCACACTTCAGTGCTCTAGTAATCTCCCAGGAAACCCCTTCATTTTCTAAAGTTGGATCCTCACCGGCTCCATAACCCTGCCTCTTGCAATTCAGTATTGCAACCATGAACCTTTCACTCTCAAGGGAAGAAGGATACATTACTTGCTCTTCCTggtaccaaaaaaagaaaaacaaaataaaaaaaggagagCAATCAGTATTAGTCTAATGATTGCTATTATTCTAATGTAACATATCCTATTAATAGACTGTTTACTCACCGCACCACAGAAAACTAATGGGGTCGAAACTCTCGGTATAATAAATTGGGTATTGAAAGAGACAACAGATGCATATAACAACTAGCCATGAAAACATGATGACATTGAGGCTTTTATTGCACGATATTTGAACATAGAAGAACCCATAAACTACTGGGAGAAAGAAGTGCAATTGTTTGACCTCAACATTTTAATATCATCACACACAGATCTTCCATAGCATCAACATTGATAAACAACGAACTTATATCATTCAAGGTCTCACCGGATTCTCAGCAATCAATTACAAAATCATCAAACcagttttattaatattttttcctcAATCTGTGTGCCCCTTGACACCACTGTCAGATTGAGAGAAAACTAATATGGTGTATGGGAAGCGTGAATGCAAATGTTCTATTGCATGCATGTTTCAACCCAGTGGATTTATGAAATATAGAAACTTAATTGCAACATCAGTAGTAAGCCTGTGGttggattgatttttttaagtAGCCAACAGCAATTTTTTTAAGCCCAAGAAAATCTCTTCCTGAGATTAGAGAATTAGTTGTCAGTAACAGTCATTACAGAGTTGGTGATGCTAAGAAACCAAACCCCCTAGCCTCTTAAATGCATTAGCATTGCTCCCCAAAAAAAATGGGGACGTAAATGGAGTAGGGTGGGAAGAGGTCAGGGAAGGCTCCCTGTTACTATTCctgtttataaaattaattctccTCCCCGTCTGTCTTAGACTAAGCGAATGGAAACAGAATCTCTATTAGTGGAATAATTTCTACATCCCCAACAGGGAATCCTGGTTAgtggattaataataataatagtccCGATTATTACCCATCCCACCCCCCATTACCGATGGGTTTTTTAGGCCATCCCTAAACAAAAAACCATTAACACTCCCCTTAAAGAGTTGAGGGAAGAACCATAGATCATTGAGTTGGGGCACAATACCTCTGAAAGCACGTTGAATTCATCGGGAGAAATTTGCAGCAACTCTGTTGCAGTTTGACCAGTACACCATGCAAAAATTTTTGTGCTCTCATCTGCGATGGTTATTTTCAAATGGAACGTGCGCATCACTTCAGCATCACAATTACAATGACAAAAGTTGCATTTGAACCCACAAGGTGTCTCGTTAGCAAAATGGCCACAAACAGCATGTGAAAATCTCGTATTCACATGACAGTGCTCAATTTGGTCAAGCCAAACCCGACATATCTGCAAAGatgtttaagaaaaattattagggAGGAGAATAGATTCTCCAATATTAAGAGGTTTCCAATTCAAGCACAGAAGCTAAAAGGACATCAAAATATATACATCATGATTTTTGACACTCAATTTAAAAAAGATCATTCAAACAGTgggaaaatataatatttgccATGGCTGTGATCTAAAGATTAGTTACTAAACAATGTGGAGTTTATGTCATGCAcggtgtttttcctttttctagaTACCATCTTTTATACCTTCTGGGAATCCAACCTAAAACCTCCTCCATCCTGACCCCAATCCCTTGCAGCTTGAGCAAGGTCTTAAGGGCTCTGCCAAAGTGCCACGCCAGGAATTTATCGGACCATGCCAAGATCTTCTGCATTTTCTCTTTCAATTTGCATTTATCCCACCTTCTATGTGGTTGCTTTCATTTTATGCTGTTTGATTTATCCACTTTTCAACAAGGAGTCTTCCAAGAAAATATAAGCGGATGAGATTGAGCAAAGACTATAGAATACCACAAAATCTCACAAAACCCTTGACACCTGGAAACCCAGAGATCCTACCCTAGTTTAAAGGCTTCTATTAGTAAAGCATTGTGTGAAACAGAATCAGTAACAATCAATAAAACAAATTTCAGAAGACATGTAAATCCAAAAATTTTATCAACAAGTGTAATCATTTTCATGTATTACTGACTTGTATTAAAATGGTGAATTGTTCATGATCAAATAACAAGCAACAACACTATAGATTAATGCCAGACAACAATGAAATGGAAGCTGAAAGAACAAGAGGCATGCGGAAATATCATTTAAAAGTTCATTCATGAATCACGTATCAAAGCCACAAGTCCATAAGAAATCCATACATGCGTCCGACTACTCTGGATGGATAGATCAGAGAGGTAGGATAACTGATGGAGACAAGATGAGTTCAGTAATGCTGGCAAGCAACTCAGGTTGACAAAAGAAGATCTGTCGCTCTCGAACCATAAAACTTCAACACTGTCAAGAGAAATAATCAACCACTGCTGCATGATGAAATCATCTAATGGCATATTGGGAAGAGAATAATTATCCAAAATAAGCTTCAGCCTACTAAAGCCTGGGGAACAAGTCTACACTTTCAAGCCGTGTGATGGGAAAAGCAACATAATTTTGTGTAGAAAACAGCTATATTTCAAGTCAGAAATATGGAACTAGTTCTAAGTGagctaaaaattatatataatacattgaagaagaaaagtgaCAGCAATACGGAAGATGCTCACAGCTTTTCTTTCGTCATAGAGCATGTCAAGCCAGATATATAAATAGTGTGACCAAGGCCTAATCTTCCCAATGACCTGAGAAatgtatattaaaaagaaagagTATATGTGAAAAAGCATCTTAGGTTTATAGTCATGAAAAGAATGAATGCATTAGCTCTATGAAGGACACAGCTCAGTATCACTACCAAGATTTGGAAAAATGTAGCTTTGCCCAAATAGCACCAGTTGTGTCTTCAATTCTCAAAGAGAAAATAGCTTCTGCAGTATTTCTTTCTCGGAATATGTCTGTAACAATACCATAGAGGCTGACACTAGTCATCTTGTCACGTAGATCGGTTACAAATGACTGCAATACTTTGAACATGTTAAGAAAAGTTAATGATGAACTAATGCTGCTTAAAAACaatcataaatataatttatagtgCAGAAAAAACTACACATAAAAGAAATGGTTCTAATCCCAAGAATTGGGACTTGATGCAAGAAATAAAGGAACACCAGAGATTGAGTTAGAATTTAAGTAACACCCCATCAATGGCAAGCAATAAAAACCCTTAGACTGCTTGATCTCTTATTTAGCATccataaatatgaaaatcacCTTAGGTAGAGAGAATAGAGTCAGTAAACACATTGGGTTATTTGCATGACAACCAAAAACATTGTCTTTGAAGTGCCAAagaattctaaaataattttgaaggtCAACATAGTGACTTGAAGATGGCCAGTACATTCCTGACTGAAGATAGCCGAACATTGCTTATAATTGTAATTCaattgtcgtttcctatcaaaaaattgtaattCAAGAGAGGAAACTCCATGCAACGATGACATGAACTAAGAATAGGAGATTACTAAATGACAACAAAAGGGATGGGGTTGCCTAACAGCGGCAGGGTAAAAAACGATAAATTTTAGATATCGCATAAGGAACATGTGTTCATTGTATCCAGGTAGCACAAGGAGTTTGTGAAACAgcatgaaattaaatataatgcaTCTCTCATGAAAACATGCTAATGAACcctaagaaaaaattaaaggagCAGTAAATCCAAATGGCTTCTGAAAGAATAATAAGTATTTAAAGATGGAAAGCTCACTTGAAAAGGGTAATTACTGAAGTCAATTGACCCCTGAGAATCACAGGGTAGGGTCACTTGAGAAACTTTAGGGCCCTGACTTGGATCAAATGTGCTTGGCAGCCTGGATCCTTGATACCGATTTGGTGTCAATGAAATGCTTACCTGAGTAGCAACAGAGTCAACTCCATACACTAAGTTACAAAgttttccatcataaaaatgACTTACTTGTTCCTCCTGCTGAATGAAAGGCACCAAATATATTTGTGTTGCACTACCATATTCAAGACAGAGTTCCCCGCATGCTTCAATTACACTATCTACAGAACTTGCAATGAATGGTCTATCCAATGCAAGCATGCTTCCAACACTGGAAAGAAATTGCATTATAGATACAAATGGTGAAAAAACAGTGTTAAAGAAGCTACTTAGTACAAGGGTTCACCTCAAAAGATTGGCAAGGAGAACCTGCTCACCCCATAAGAGAAACTTCAATTTGACACCATCATTATCAACAAGAGTAATTTGTTTCCTCTGTATGCTACCAAACTTTCCCTGAGTTTCCAGTGATCCAATAGATTCAATCCTGCACATAAAATGGGAACAATGAAAGAGTAAAGAACATCTGACAGAGATGACCTAACTCCACTGATGTTGGAAGGAGAAACTTTATGGGGATCTAAATATACTTGTACCAAATCTCAAGCTTTCTTTAGCTATGAATTTCCATGATGCATACACATTAAGTATCAAAATTTCATTCTATGCAAATCATCTTGATAAGCAATCTAtcattatagattttttttataatgtagTATTTGCATCCTCTGGTTATATCTTACCTTGCATACAATGAGTAAAATGCACCCTTGCTCACTGCATCAAGAGAAATGGAAGAGAAAGAATCTGAACAAAACTGAGCTCCTAGAAGCATTGCATCATCATCTTGATCctacattaaaaagaaaatgaagtcaCAAAAGCAGAAAGAGGACAACTGCATCGTCCTCTCCCCcccaccccaaaaaaaaaagaaaaaagaaaggaacaagaaaaaacataaatgaTTATGCCATCACTTGCTATTGGAATGCAAACAACACATCACAGCATACATAACGAAAAGAATAATCTAAACTACAAGGACCACGTTCTATGGTCAATCTTAAGCTTACAACTCATGCTTGACCCAATACCACAATTAATATATGTTCAAGTCATGCCCCTTGAACTTCTTAAAGAGACACTTCTCAATCCCAAAGAAATGTTAtaagaattcaataaaaatCCTTATGCCCAAggtattttcttaaaaaaggaTGGCACAGCAAAACATAACTTAATTCTGTTAGCTAGACCTTTAATATAGTTTAACTATAAATTGCCTAGAACTTCTAAAAAGTGACAAACTTTGGGATATATCCTAATGATGCTCATCACTGATTCTAATTTCTACTAGAATAAGAAACCTCAGAATGAAATTGCTTGATTAATTCTGAACTGGTGCATTAAATATCTAAATAAAACTCAACACTGATAACAACTGAGAAAAACAACTTATGAACCAAAAAAATGCTGTTAATCCAATAAAGCAATGGACTGTTGGGG
This region of Vitis vinifera cultivar Pinot Noir 40024 chromosome 5, ASM3070453v1 genomic DNA includes:
- the LOC100251734 gene encoding uncharacterized protein LOC100251734, which gives rise to MTSFENQKFNTQIVDVDSIMEVEQDQEEDPFLGFIDYARSVLLPEEEGCDSSGNKEETTGPGWSWIACRILKTCIAYSSGVTSAILLSELSQAWNEQHRARAPRKRPECINQLKKKHGRKKLPNTVSIDSIYEKSFLSLSSVLEAVIVDAFLLPGTNIYMLRLGDFWSSNTIDLYLHRRYYDLVDTNNGILRRGREISLTGCYLRTASEGSGCPRLLPTEYLVMLLDEDQDDDAMLLGAQFCSDSFSSISLDAVSKGAFYSLYARIESIGSLETQGKFGSIQRKQITLVDNDGVKLKFLLWGEQVLLANLLSVGSMLALDRPFIASSVDSVIEACGELCLEYGSATQIYLVPFIQQEEQVSISLTPNRYQGSRLPSTFDPSQGPKVSQVTLPCDSQGSIDFSNYPFQSFVTDLRDKMTSVSLYGIVTDIFRERNTAEAIFSLRIEDTTGAIWAKLHFSKSWSLGRLGLGHTIYISGLTCSMTKEKLVEVLWFESDRSSFVNLSCLPALLNSSCLHQLSYLSDLSIQSSRTHICRVWLDQIEHCHVNTRFSHAVCGHFANETPCGFKCNFCHCNCDAEVMRTFHLKITIADESTKIFAWCTGQTATELLQISPDEFNVLSEEEQVMYPSSLESERFMVAILNCKRQGYGAGEDPTLENEGVSWEITRALKCE